A genomic segment from Roseibium algicola encodes:
- a CDS encoding F0F1 ATP synthase subunit gamma, with the protein MPSLKDLRNRIASVKATQKITKAMQMVAAAKLRRAQEAAEAARPYAERMGAVLANLAVAFEGRDDAPKLMSGTGNDQVHLLLVATAERGLCGGFNTNIAKLAREKARSLLKQGKTVKIICVGKKGYDALKRELGQHIIKTIDLRSVKNVGFSNADDIGREVLSMYDNGEFDVCTLFYSTFKSVIAQEPTATQLIPAHFEAGSTDAGAGANAVYEYEPEETEILADLLPRNISVQIFRALLENAASEQGARMSAMDNATRNAGEMIDKLTINYNRQRQAQITTELIEIISGAEAL; encoded by the coding sequence ATGCCGAGCCTGAAGGACTTACGAAACCGCATCGCTTCCGTTAAGGCGACGCAGAAAATCACCAAGGCCATGCAAATGGTGGCCGCGGCGAAGCTGCGTCGTGCTCAGGAAGCTGCGGAGGCCGCGCGCCCCTATGCGGAACGCATGGGTGCGGTGCTGGCCAACCTCGCGGTGGCCTTCGAGGGGCGCGACGACGCTCCGAAGCTCATGTCCGGCACCGGCAATGACCAGGTTCATCTCCTGCTCGTTGCCACGGCCGAACGTGGACTGTGTGGGGGCTTCAACACCAACATTGCCAAGCTTGCGCGTGAAAAAGCGCGCAGCCTGCTGAAGCAGGGCAAGACGGTCAAGATCATCTGTGTCGGCAAGAAGGGCTACGACGCTCTGAAGCGTGAGCTCGGCCAGCACATCATCAAGACCATCGACCTGCGCAGTGTTAAGAACGTTGGCTTCAGCAACGCGGACGACATCGGCCGCGAAGTGCTCTCCATGTACGACAATGGCGAGTTCGACGTTTGCACGCTGTTCTATTCGACTTTCAAATCCGTGATCGCGCAGGAACCGACTGCAACTCAGCTGATCCCGGCCCATTTCGAGGCTGGCAGCACTGATGCAGGCGCAGGTGCCAACGCGGTTTACGAATATGAACCGGAAGAGACAGAGATCCTTGCGGATCTGCTGCCGCGCAACATCTCCGTTCAGATTTTCCGGGCACTTCTGGAAAATGCTGCGTCTGAACAGGGTGCACGTATGTCCGCAATGGACAACGCGACCCGCAACGCCGGCGAGATGATCGACAAACTGACGATCAACTACAACCGCCAGCGCCAGGCTCAGATTACGACGGAACTGATTGAAATTATCTCGGGCGCGGAAGCGCTCTAA
- a CDS encoding F0F1 ATP synthase subunit delta yields MTDNVSLVSGVAQRYASALLDLAEGEGVTADVERDLTAFEGMLAESEDLVRLVKSPVFSVEEQLAALTALLDKAGIKGLAANFVKLAARNRRLFVLPGMIKAFRTLLAQKRGEETAEVTSAAALSDDHVAALKEALSASTGKSVNIVAKVDPALIGGLVVKVGSRMIDTSLRTKLNSLKFAMKEVG; encoded by the coding sequence GTGACTGACAACGTATCTCTCGTATCCGGCGTGGCACAGCGTTATGCGTCCGCCCTTCTCGACCTCGCCGAAGGCGAAGGTGTAACGGCTGACGTGGAGCGGGATCTGACAGCTTTCGAAGGCATGCTTGCCGAAAGCGAAGATCTCGTCCGTCTCGTGAAAAGCCCGGTATTCAGTGTGGAGGAGCAGCTTGCAGCGCTTACCGCACTTCTCGACAAGGCAGGCATCAAAGGCCTGGCTGCTAATTTCGTGAAGCTGGCAGCCCGTAACCGGCGCCTCTTCGTTCTTCCCGGCATGATCAAGGCATTCCGCACCCTGCTTGCGCAAAAGCGTGGTGAGGAAACGGCTGAGGTAACCTCCGCAGCTGCCCTTTCCGACGATCATGTCGCTGCCCTGAAAGAAGCTCTCTCGGCTTCCACGGGCAAATCTGTAAACATCGTGGCAAAGGTTGATCCTGCCCTGATCGGTGGCCTCGTGGTCAAGGTCGGCTCCCGCATGATCGACACATCGCTGCGTACCAAGCTCAATTCACTCAAGTTCGCGATGAAAGAGGTCGGCTGA
- the atpA gene encoding F0F1 ATP synthase subunit alpha yields the protein MDIRAAEISAILKDQIKSFGQEAEVSEVGQVLSVGDGIARVYGLDKVQAGEMVEFPGGIKGMALNLETDNVGVVIFGSDRDIKEGDTVKRTGAIVEVPVGKGLLGRVVDPLGNPIDGKGPIEATEKRRVDVKAPGILPRKSVHEPMSTGLKAIDALIPVGRGQRELVIGDRQTGKTAIILDTFLNQKPLHASDDEDAKLYCIYVAVGQKRSTVAQFVKTLEDAGALEYSIVVAATASDAAPLQFLAPFAGCAMGEFFRDNSMHAVIGYDDLTKQAVAYRQMSLLLRRPPGREAFPGDVFYLHSRLLERAAKLNEDHGKGSLTALPVIETQGNDVSAFIPTNVISITDGQIFLETDLFYQGIRPAVNVGLSVSRVGSSAQIKAMKQVAGPIKGELAQYREMAAFAQFGSDLDATTQRLLNRGARLTELLKQPQFSPLKTEEQVAVIYAGVNGYLDAIPVNRVKDFEEGLLLFLRGEHKALLDAIWEKKALDDELTGKLKAAIDAFAKNFA from the coding sequence ATGGATATTCGGGCCGCGGAAATCTCCGCAATCCTCAAGGACCAGATCAAGAGCTTTGGCCAGGAAGCCGAAGTTTCTGAAGTCGGTCAGGTGCTCTCCGTCGGTGACGGTATCGCCCGTGTTTATGGTCTGGACAAAGTCCAGGCTGGTGAAATGGTCGAATTCCCGGGTGGTATCAAGGGCATGGCCCTGAACCTGGAAACCGACAACGTTGGTGTCGTTATCTTCGGCTCCGACCGTGACATTAAAGAAGGCGACACCGTCAAGCGGACCGGCGCCATCGTGGAAGTGCCGGTCGGCAAGGGCCTCCTGGGCCGCGTTGTTGACCCGCTCGGCAACCCGATCGACGGCAAAGGCCCGATCGAGGCAACCGAAAAGCGCCGCGTGGACGTCAAGGCGCCGGGCATTCTGCCGCGCAAGTCCGTGCATGAGCCGATGTCTACCGGCCTGAAAGCCATCGACGCCCTGATCCCGGTTGGCCGTGGTCAGCGCGAGCTGGTCATCGGTGACCGTCAGACCGGCAAGACCGCGATCATTCTCGACACCTTCCTGAACCAGAAGCCGCTGCATGCTTCTGACGACGAAGACGCCAAGCTGTACTGCATCTACGTTGCTGTCGGCCAGAAGCGCTCCACCGTCGCTCAGTTCGTGAAGACCCTGGAAGACGCCGGTGCGCTGGAATACTCCATCGTCGTCGCAGCTACCGCTTCCGACGCTGCTCCGCTGCAGTTCCTGGCACCGTTTGCCGGCTGCGCGATGGGCGAGTTCTTCCGTGACAACTCCATGCACGCCGTGATCGGCTACGACGATCTGACCAAGCAGGCTGTGGCCTACCGTCAGATGTCCCTGCTGCTCCGTCGTCCGCCGGGACGTGAAGCTTTCCCGGGTGACGTTTTCTACCTGCACTCCCGTCTGCTGGAACGTGCTGCGAAGCTGAACGAAGACCATGGCAAGGGCTCTCTGACCGCACTGCCGGTTATTGAAACCCAGGGCAACGACGTGTCCGCGTTTATTCCGACCAACGTGATCTCGATCACCGACGGTCAGATCTTCCTGGAAACGGATCTGTTCTACCAGGGTATCCGCCCGGCCGTGAACGTCGGTCTGTCGGTGTCCCGCGTGGGCTCCTCCGCTCAGATCAAGGCGATGAAACAGGTTGCCGGCCCGATTAAGGGTGAACTGGCTCAGTACCGCGAAATGGCGGCCTTTGCCCAGTTCGGCTCCGACCTCGACGCCACGACCCAGCGCCTCCTCAACCGCGGTGCACGTCTGACCGAACTTCTGAAGCAGCCGCAGTTCTCGCCGCTGAAGACCGAAGAACAGGTTGCAGTCATCTATGCCGGCGTGAACGGCTACCTGGATGCAATCCCGGTCAACCGCGTGAAGGACTTCGAAGAAGGCCTGCTTCTGTTCCTTCGTGGCGAGCACAAAGCGCTGCTCGACGCCATCTGGGAGAAGAAGGCACTCGACGACGAGCTGACTGGCAAGCTGAAAGCTGCCATCGACGCGTTCGCCAAGAACTTCGCTTAA